A single genomic interval of Fructobacillus americanaquae harbors:
- the budA gene encoding acetolactate decarboxylase has product MSKTTLFQVGTMQLLANGLLDGTMSIHDLLQHGDFGIGTGQGLDGELIILDGQAYHTLVSGKSETPDESFSSPFTAAHHGDFQDFGTAESADLEVVLQNAIDKLQAQNQFAAFLVEGEFETMTTRSAAGSQKPYPSLTEAAEKQQVFHGSKVSGRLLSYYAPAIYQGVTVAGFHSHFLSNDHDLAGHVLTGKVLSATVKVQKFDTIEQVLPTENPDFKAADLTDLTMVHKAIEAAE; this is encoded by the coding sequence ATGTCAAAAACAACTTTATTTCAAGTTGGCACGATGCAGCTTCTTGCTAACGGCCTCTTAGACGGGACAATGTCCATCCACGACCTCCTGCAACACGGTGACTTTGGAATTGGTACTGGTCAGGGCCTCGATGGCGAACTGATTATCTTAGATGGTCAAGCCTACCACACCTTGGTTTCTGGCAAATCTGAAACCCCAGATGAAAGCTTTAGTTCCCCATTTACAGCTGCTCACCATGGTGATTTTCAAGATTTTGGAACAGCGGAAAGTGCTGATTTGGAAGTCGTTTTGCAAAATGCCATCGACAAATTACAGGCGCAAAATCAGTTTGCAGCTTTCTTGGTCGAAGGTGAATTTGAAACAATGACGACTCGCTCAGCTGCTGGTAGCCAGAAGCCATATCCGTCCCTAACCGAAGCCGCTGAAAAGCAACAGGTTTTCCATGGTTCAAAGGTCTCGGGTCGACTTCTTTCCTACTATGCTCCGGCCATCTATCAAGGCGTGACCGTAGCTGGATTCCATTCCCACTTCCTTTCTAACGACCACGACCTTGCTGGCCATGTTTTAACCGGAAAAGTTTTGTCAGCCACCGTTAAGGTCCAAAAATTCGATACTATCGAACAGGTCTTACCAACTGAAAACCCTGATTTTAAGGCCGCTGATTTAACTGACTTGACCATGGTTCACAAAGCCATCGAAGCAGCTGAATAA
- the queA gene encoding tRNA preQ1(34) S-adenosylmethionine ribosyltransferase-isomerase QueA, whose product MTEEKHYQLSDFDYDLPQELIAQTPLKQRDTSRLLVLNAKTGAYEDRHFYDILDYLNPGDALVMNNSRVLPARLHGIRPETGGHAEVLLLRQDHGDVWETLVKPAKKSPIGSTIVFGDDPENPVMTATIVGELEHGGRYVEFSYAGIFMERLNELGEMPLPPYIKEKLADQERYQTVYSKVDGSAAAPTAGLHWTPELLQKVAAKGVELVELTLHVGLGTFRPVEEENIEDHQMHSEFYQLSAEAAATLNKVRKQGGRIVATGTTSIRTLETIGSKFDGQLQADSGWTEIFIKPGYQWRVVDAFITNFHLPKSTLVMLVAAFTGRENILNAYRHAVEAQYRFFSFGDAMFIHK is encoded by the coding sequence ATGACAGAAGAAAAGCACTATCAATTATCAGATTTTGACTACGACTTGCCCCAAGAATTAATTGCGCAAACACCATTAAAACAACGCGATACTTCCCGGCTCTTAGTGTTGAATGCAAAAACGGGGGCCTATGAGGACCGACATTTTTATGACATTTTGGACTATTTGAACCCAGGCGATGCTTTAGTGATGAATAATTCACGAGTTTTGCCAGCCCGGTTACATGGGATTCGCCCAGAAACAGGTGGCCATGCTGAAGTCCTATTATTGCGTCAAGACCATGGAGATGTCTGGGAAACTTTGGTCAAACCAGCTAAAAAATCACCAATTGGTTCAACGATCGTTTTTGGTGATGATCCAGAAAATCCCGTGATGACGGCGACGATTGTTGGCGAATTGGAACATGGTGGTCGCTATGTTGAGTTTTCCTATGCTGGCATTTTTATGGAACGTTTGAACGAGTTGGGGGAAATGCCCTTGCCACCCTACATTAAGGAAAAATTGGCAGACCAAGAGCGCTATCAAACTGTTTACTCCAAGGTTGATGGCTCGGCTGCGGCCCCCACTGCCGGCCTGCACTGGACACCAGAATTGCTGCAAAAGGTTGCTGCAAAGGGCGTTGAATTAGTGGAATTGACCTTGCACGTTGGTTTGGGAACCTTCCGACCAGTGGAAGAGGAAAATATTGAAGACCATCAGATGCATTCTGAATTTTATCAATTGAGCGCTGAAGCAGCAGCCACGTTGAATAAGGTTCGCAAGCAGGGTGGGCGGATCGTTGCTACCGGGACGACGTCAATTCGAACGTTGGAAACGATTGGTTCAAAATTTGATGGTCAACTTCAGGCTGATTCTGGTTGGACGGAGATCTTTATTAAACCTGGTTATCAGTGGCGGGTTGTTGATGCCTTTATCACGAACTTCCATTTGCCAAAGTCGACGTTGGTGATGTTGGTTGCAGCTTTTACTGGTCGGGAGAACATTTTGAATGCATATCGTCATGCAGTTGAGGCTCAATATCGCTTCTTCTCCTTTGGGGATGCGATGTTTATTCATAAGTAA
- the ruvB gene encoding Holliday junction branch migration DNA helicase RuvB, which yields MSDENPQFNTWFEGQNETDALLRDAAENARDQQDELSLRPKYLREYIGQKSLKEELAVYLQAAKMREEALDHVLLFGPPGLGKTTLAMIIANELGVHLKTASGPAIEKGGDLVALLNGLEPGDVLFIDEIHRLPTTIEEMLYSAMEDYFIDIMVGQGPTARAVHFPLPPFTLVGATTRPGMLSKPLRDRFGIINSLEYYQPEDLQQIVVRTADIFEAPITKEGAYAVASRSRGTPRIANRLLKRVRDFAQVAGKEAIDTDLVETALDKLRVDQKGLDDTDHKLLNAMMDFYHGGPVGLSTIAANIGEEADTLESMVEPYLLQLGFIRRTPRGRVVTKAAYQHLGRPMPQPKD from the coding sequence ATGAGTGATGAAAACCCACAATTTAATACTTGGTTTGAAGGCCAAAATGAGACGGATGCATTGCTGCGTGATGCGGCAGAAAACGCCAGGGACCAGCAAGATGAGCTCTCCTTACGACCCAAGTACCTACGGGAATACATTGGTCAAAAGTCATTAAAAGAGGAGTTGGCGGTTTACCTCCAAGCTGCCAAGATGCGTGAAGAAGCCCTTGACCATGTTCTACTCTTTGGACCGCCAGGATTAGGCAAGACGACCTTGGCAATGATTATTGCCAATGAATTGGGCGTGCATCTGAAGACAGCCTCTGGGCCGGCGATTGAAAAAGGTGGCGATTTGGTTGCCTTGCTCAATGGGCTCGAGCCGGGGGATGTGCTTTTTATTGATGAAATCCACCGCCTGCCAACGACGATTGAGGAAATGCTGTATTCTGCCATGGAAGATTACTTTATTGATATCATGGTGGGCCAGGGACCGACTGCTAGAGCCGTTCATTTTCCTTTACCACCGTTTACCTTAGTCGGTGCAACGACTCGGCCTGGGATGCTTTCCAAGCCTTTGCGTGATCGCTTTGGGATTATTAATTCGCTCGAATATTATCAACCTGAAGATTTGCAGCAAATTGTAGTTCGGACGGCTGATATCTTCGAGGCACCAATCACCAAGGAAGGTGCCTATGCCGTCGCCTCGCGGTCACGAGGAACACCGCGAATTGCCAATCGGTTGTTGAAGCGGGTGCGGGACTTTGCTCAGGTTGCTGGAAAAGAAGCAATTGATACGGACTTGGTGGAAACAGCTCTAGATAAGCTACGGGTTGATCAAAAAGGCCTCGATGATACAGACCACAAGTTACTAAATGCGATGATGGATTTCTATCATGGTGGGCCAGTGGGCCTTTCAACCATTGCTGCTAATATTGGCGAAGAAGCCGATACTTTGGAGTCGATGGTTGAGCCGTACCTCTTGCAGTTGGGCTTTATTCGTCGAACTCCAAGAGGCCGGGTAGTGACAAAAGCAGCCTACCAGCATCTGGGTCGGCCGATGCCCCAACCAAAAGACTGA
- the rdgB gene encoding RdgB/HAM1 family non-canonical purine NTP pyrophosphatase, whose product MTRLIIATGNAHKVQEIKEALAKLDLDWDILSLEDLDEVPEIIEDGKTFAENVHKKTTALAIVYPDDYIMADDSGLTVAALKGEPGVYSARYAGDHDDDANNAKVLAKLAGKGGQERQAQFTTVLELIGTGKEPLVVSGHVDGQITETEIGDNKFGYDPIFYYEPLQKTFAQLTVAEKNLISHRGRALEKLVKALPAWLKQ is encoded by the coding sequence ATGACGCGCTTAATTATCGCAACTGGCAACGCCCATAAGGTTCAAGAAATAAAGGAGGCCTTGGCCAAGCTGGATTTGGACTGGGATATTTTATCTTTAGAGGACTTGGATGAGGTTCCTGAAATTATTGAAGATGGCAAAACTTTTGCAGAAAACGTTCATAAAAAGACGACTGCTCTTGCGATTGTCTATCCAGATGACTATATCATGGCCGATGACTCTGGGTTAACGGTTGCAGCCTTAAAAGGCGAACCAGGGGTTTATTCGGCTCGCTATGCGGGTGACCACGATGATGATGCAAATAATGCTAAAGTTTTGGCTAAGTTAGCTGGAAAAGGCGGGCAGGAACGTCAAGCACAATTCACGACCGTACTCGAACTGATTGGTACTGGTAAAGAACCTTTAGTTGTTAGTGGCCATGTCGATGGGCAAATCACGGAGACAGAAATTGGCGACAACAAATTTGGTTACGATCCGATTTTTTATTACGAACCACTACAGAAGACTTTTGCCCAATTAACGGTGGCTGAGAAGAACCTGATTTCACACCGAGGTCGGGCTCTAGAAAAGTTAGTCAAGGCGTTACCGGCTTGGCTAAAGCAGTAA
- the murI gene encoding glutamate racemase codes for MKKNTKKIGMMDSGVGGLTVLKAAVQSMPAEAIVYVGDTARMPYGPRESEEVADFTRQIADYLLETHDIKALVIACNTATACALPGLQEDLTIPVIGVIDSGVQSAVLSSKTKKIGVIATEGTVDSGQYQAEIQSAAPGSQVFAQAEPDFVQFVEQNRYQDAEVAEIVKEHLQPLKEAGIDTLVLGCTHFPLLADVIQQALPEVTLVDPGVATAQKLAVLLKEQDLVADSDPAARPENKQYQLYTTGPVSTFLTIAEQWLGSKHDWHFTHLNLPATD; via the coding sequence ATGAAGAAAAATACAAAAAAAATTGGCATGATGGATTCTGGCGTTGGCGGCTTAACGGTCTTAAAGGCTGCCGTCCAATCCATGCCAGCAGAAGCTATCGTTTATGTTGGCGACACAGCCAGAATGCCTTACGGTCCTCGTGAATCAGAGGAAGTCGCTGATTTTACTAGACAAATTGCTGACTATTTGCTTGAAACCCATGACATTAAGGCGCTGGTGATTGCCTGCAATACAGCAACTGCTTGCGCCTTGCCCGGCTTACAAGAAGACTTGACCATTCCTGTCATTGGTGTGATTGATTCTGGTGTCCAGTCGGCCGTTTTGTCAAGCAAAACGAAGAAAATTGGTGTGATTGCGACTGAAGGAACCGTTGATTCAGGTCAGTACCAGGCCGAAATTCAGTCAGCGGCGCCGGGTAGTCAGGTTTTTGCACAGGCGGAGCCTGATTTTGTCCAATTTGTTGAACAAAACCGCTATCAAGATGCTGAGGTAGCTGAAATTGTTAAAGAACATTTGCAGCCCCTCAAAGAGGCTGGTATCGACACGTTGGTGCTTGGCTGCACGCACTTTCCGCTATTGGCTGATGTCATTCAGCAGGCCCTACCAGAGGTAACGCTGGTTGATCCTGGTGTCGCCACAGCGCAAAAATTAGCGGTTCTTCTGAAAGAACAGGACTTGGTGGCTGATAGCGACCCGGCCGCTCGGCCAGAAAACAAGCAATACCAACTATATACAACGGGTCCGGTTTCAACTTTTTTAACTATAGCCGAGCAATGGTTGGGTTCAAAACACGATTGGCATTTTACCCACCTGAATCTACCAGCAACGGACTGA